The region cGTCCATTAAATGTATAGAATCAGATACTACTTACTTGCCTTACATTTAGTAGCTTTAATGTTCCCAAAATAttggactttattttcatttagccaTTTCACCAGCTTCACAAACTTTCAACTTTTATCATTCATACTTATCCACACAGTTTAACATTTGTTAGGTAAATTCACACTAGATTCTCGGTTTCTATAGCTAACTTTATTTCATCTATAGCTCACTAGCTAGTGCGCACTTTTAATCATAAATATATGTACAAGTCTTAGCAATATATTAGGTTAAGTTAACATAATAATTGTATtacttttgtatatttttacaatCCTTTCATTTCTCTTAGTCCATTCATACATGCGTTTTATCTTTTAATATGttcaaaagttaaatgtttatgctttaattttctattttacctATGCAAACTCTGACCTTTGTAAATTTAGTACTTTTAGATATTTTGCAATTCAGCCAGAGTGCTGCTATCTCCCAAAGCTATCATTTTACTATTTTAGTTTCCTACTTTAAGGCaccttgtaattttttttttacagttagaTTCTGAATTTAACATTGGTTAACATTGTTTAtccttgtttttcagttttctctaACTACCTCACGCTAGATGCCCTACAATTTTAGCTACCAAATCGGCAAGCTAAATCAGCAATATGTTCATTGTTTATTTCAACAGATTATCAATTAGTCAGCTACAGCATTGACGTcactctttctttttattttggtaatcttaacattttgtgtaaaccttagttttgttgttaaacTGAGTGTTTCATGGTAATAGTATAATGTTTTGCTTCAGCTCAAATCTGTTCAAATTTGATAAGTTACTGTTAATTTCCCTttactgttttttaatttgttagtCATAAATAATGCAGTTAGTCATATGTATTTTGCTGCTCAGCATTGCTCACCTTCCTTCCTTGGTTCTTAGGAAGGGAGGTCTAAAGGTAACTGGAAGTCTTGAAAGAAGACATTAGGACCTAAAGAGAGCAAAGTTTGGTTGTAGTCTGCCAACACATTTTTGCCttccaaagaaaaacagtaaagaGGAAGCTGACTGCTGATGTAGTCATCTTGTACTCACTACCCACTTGGGTGTGAGCTAAAAATTGTCCAGAGTGCCACCAGGGGattcaaacaaaagaacagaGAGTGCTGAGCTGATCAGGAGCGGTCCGGAGTTGATTCAGCTCCGTGTGTCAATTCCTGACTGAAACAAATGTACCAGTCGGCTTGAACAATGTACTCCAGCGCCAAACCAACACCTTGCATTCTGCTTTGGTGCTCAAAACGTCCTTTTCATCTTAGGGTGCACATTTTTGCCCTACTTTAGCACACTTCTATTTTACATCtctaaaagcatatttttacatattttttccctttaaatgaCAATCGGATGCAGTATTATATAAATACAGTCACTTATGATTGCATTGGTGTCTTAAGATATTTTAGCTTTATGGTATAAATTTCTCAAAATCTAAATTACAGGTGTGGTAGGCATAGAGAGAAAATTGTCTACGATAATGTTAAAAATTGCATACAGCTGTTACATCCTATGATAATTCTCAATATCagcttttgcaataaaaatagtcatttgttaaaactgtatGTGAATTTTGACACAtgcaaaataagaaagaaaaagacacatGAAGTTACCTGTTCAGTTGATCAATTCACTGGTAAAGTAATTGTAACTTCAACATAACAAAAGCAGGAATgcaagcatttaaaaacaaaacaatctgtaTCAGTGAATCTATATTTAGTAGGGGCACAACTGGACGCTGGTGAGCCGGGCAGAGACCATAAAGGCGATCAGGCCGGAGGGGAACAGCATTTGCCGGGGATTATGAGCAACCAGCCCTCACTTTAGACCAGGGACACACCCTCTCCTGCAGCTGTCTTGCATGCTGTATTTGCAATCTACTATCAATGACTTAATCAGTTTGGGTCCCTGCAACCTCTACTTGTCTGTTGAAACCTGGCCAGGAATTATCAGTTTaacatttaagttaaatttatttgcatGTGCATTTGATTTTTGCAGGTATGTGTGTCCTGACATATTACAAAATGTTAGGCTCTTAGGTTTTGACTGTATGATTCATACGAAAGCAAATgattatataattaaaaaataccaggtttttctaattaaatgtttgtaaatgtgTGAAGAGAAATGCAGTTATCTAAGTTATCTAATAAGTAAATGTACTgctatttctaatattgtacaacttgaaaaaatgtaattaaatttttgctTAGTCATTCTTTTAAGCCACTATTTCCAAATGATGACAGAAACCAATTACAGATAATTGCTTGCACATCAATTTATTGCTTCtttcttatatttatttaacaaactcATCAGGTGTTGATGCTATCACAACAAAATTATATGTAACACTACCCTCTGGCTGTGTTTGTACCTCAGTTGGTCAGATGCAGCTGATCCTGCGAGTGTTGTCGGGTTAAACTGCAGGCCACGCTCCTTGTGGGTGGATGAATCTATGTTTGCTGGTGAGTGTTTGTGAAAGGCAGCTACCTGAGATGAGATTAGAGCAGCGCAATGATTAAGAGCTGCTGTGTTAATGTAGACGCCCGTGCCTCTGTAATCTCCCCAGCGCACACTGCTGGCAGCGAGGCCCCAGGACAcgcaaacacacgcacacacgcgcatacacacacagagtcaaaaacaaacatggggCTGAGGAAGTAGGAACACCTTTAAAGCCCTGATTTCCTCTCAGATGTGCTCCTTTTGGAGCAGCTAAActtctgttctttttgtttggGCGCATTAAGGAGTTACTAAATGCACAACTGCCtcaaaataagtgaaaaaaagacatgcatATGCTTGCAACCCCTTTTTCTCTAATACCCCAAAAGGTCCACTTAATTTGGGTCCGTGCAGCTTAATTTAATCGTAATCGCAGCTGTTCTCTAAAGGCTTTGGAAGTTTGTTACAGAATATTAGTgaatattagtgaacaaaaaaaaaataaatcatgaaagcCAAGGAACACAGTGAACAGGTCAGAGAGAAAGCTGGAGATGCTCAAAGCAGGGTTTGGATATAACCTGTAAAACCCAAAATGAGGTGCAAAACTAACAATACACAGCACCCTAAACACACCTagtgaaatatggtggtggcatcatcatgctgtggggaggttttcttcagcagagagaGGGGATCTGGTTAGAGTTTATGGGATGAAATACAGAAGAGTTCTAGAGGAAAAGCTGTTGGAGACGGATCATAAAACTGGgtcagaggttcaccttccaccAGGAAAGCAACCCTAAACATGCAGCATCACCTGCAACAAGCAGGTTTACATTTTACCCATTgctacaaaattaaatttggctagagccacaaaaagaaTGGATTTAATAAATACATACCCATTCAATAGATTATGATATTATTGAACAGACTAAGTGGAACAACTAAATGATGGATTAGACAAAGATTCATGTTTTatcactttcattttttatttatcttaatcATGATAAACTTCTGCTAATAGCTAATGAAATGAGCTgctcatttaaaataagaatattgcatcaaaccaataaaaaaaactatttttaaaaacagaaaagtgaagttgatgaattttatgtttaatacctgcttaaaggttgcTATTTCCAAAAGgtaattttaatctgacaaaggGGACTCATCGGGATTTatattcaaacttttttaatATGACTCTCTGACAGACAGAGTCAGTCAGACTGCCACGTATAGATGAACTGTCTCTGTTTTTAATACctttataattaaaaacatttcttgtttggttttgtaTTAGCCACAGTGGAGTGGCCAAAGAGCCACATGTGACTATGGAGCCACAGGGTGcagacccctggtttagatcaaaacatattcaCGTACTGggatggcccagtcaaagtccagatctaaatccaggTGAGATTCTGtagcaaaagtttaaaactgatGATCAAAGATGCTCTCTAATCTAATCTCTATCCCATGTTAGAGATTatgatatgtttttaaaaagaatcgtctcagtggagctgattacAGATGGCCATGATTCTTTTCagactttacatttttaaaacattgggAACGTTTAATTTCAATTCCCAATTATTAATCTACTTCCTCTTTGTTTGTTGaatacagtcatatttaataaattagaatatgcttTCTGATTAGATTCATTTGGTGAATGAATCCATAAAATACCAATGCAATACATTAAGTTTTATGGCagtaaaaaatggaaaaagtaaagaaattgaATGAACACTGTGTGTAATACCCTGAAAAAATGTAACGAGATTAattaaggataaaaaaaagttaatcataaaataataataaaaataaaattacattaaaatgatataatttcaaataatataataataacattataattataaaataaaaaaatacattaaattataaaatggttataacattattattttttgaataataaaattataatcaATCTGAGCAGTCAGTTTTTACCAGTACCCTTCCAGGTCAATCGGCCCAGATCAGTTAGTGTTACAGGGAAAATATCACAATTAAAGATGGGGGGTCTGTCTGTGGCAGGTGACCCCCTCCACCCACTCTGCTTAAAGCCTCGGGGGATTGAGGCCTGAGCCCGTCGTTATGCGCCCATTAGCTGTAACAACAGGGAGAATAAACCTGCCACTCAGCTGCAGACTGAATTTAAACACATTCACACCAATTACAGAAGATTCTCCTGCCCAGCCTGGGGGAGAAGAAGTCCGTTTAGGGAAGTCAAGTCACGTCAGGACAACTCCAACAAATTTACTCAGGAatttatgttgaattttaaaaaaaatacaccagcTAATTTGGCAGATAAACGACAGTCTGCTGATTTATTTCAACTAAAGaagacaaaaatttaaatgcattatGGGAAGAATTGACACTGGTTAACCcaagagaacactttaaaacCCTCAGCATGAACAAAGCACATTAACATATACACCTCTGGAACATGTTTCCTCTGAAGTGCTAAAAATGGATCTCCAGGTCAGGGTGATTGACCCCTGTGAGAAGAAGCTCTTCCTTTTGAAATAGGGGGAAAATCTCTATTTATAAAGTAGGCGCCCTTGTTGGATTATAAATACACTGACTCATCCCTCAAGGTTCGGTCTGACCACGTAAAGATTTTTGCCTGATAACTTTGATTGATGTCAAAGCACCGTGCTGGCTTTAGCGGGTAAATATATCGTAGCCGTTCAGGAATACCCACGGAAATAAATCCTGATGTCACCGCTGCATTGACTGTGGAATAGATGAGGTCAACTTTATCTCCGTGAAGGTGTAGTCCACTTTGGTGGATTTTTAATGACCCCCTCGAGCATTAATCAGAAGAGACCAAATCATTTACAGACAGGATATCCGGAGCATAAACCGCGGTCCTGTGCTGAGAAAACAAGGAGCCGTGTGTAACGCCGACGTTGGGATTACCTCCATTCCGTCTGGGCCAGGAAGTCGGGTCGCAGGAACTCCGTCCGCTGCCCGGCTTCCAGGTGAGTAACTGGAGCTTCAGGCGGAtgtggaaaattaaaataaaacagctctCCTTTAACAGTTCCTCCTTTAAAGAACTGTTAAAGGAGAGCAAGGGTGATGCATTTGCACCAGGCCTGGGTCGATACGAGATTCTACCGGTTTGACAATCTGAtgcaaaaatatcacaatatctttgcctcacggtaaaaatataaagaattttagcaaacatggacattgtgatcttgtgtgttttatttaaaaaaataatagaatattCCTGCTGAAATTATACATGTTATGGGTTTTTACAGATATTATAATGTCATGCAATATTTACTGACTACCTGTTTTAACGCATGGAAACATTTCTACACTGCCTTGTTTTAGATAAGAAATAAGGTCAACTAAACATCAATTGAACTTTGTAGCTCCTTAATGGAGAATAAAGTTTTTACAAGATACATTGACAAAAGCACCAGTTGTACACATAAACAAGTGTGtcttattaaatttaaaaaatcattgaaAAATTGAAATAGCTTcagtaattaaattcaaaatattaaactcatccatccatccatccatccatccatccatccatccatccatccatccatccatccatccatccatccatccatccatccatccatccatccatccatccatccatccatccatccatccatccatccatccatccatttctgtTGATTGAGATGATATTAGCTATCAGACAGTTTCTTAAAACCAATAAAAGAGGCAAATTTTGTGGACATGACTCCCTGCGACAGTTTTACCTACCACTAAACTTTCTAATCATGTGTCTAAAAAAGTACTAAGATTGTATACCACCAATAAAAAAGGATTTCTAACATTGAAATGTCAGCCCATGATTAGCTTGTGGCACCTCTGAGGTGTTAAGGAAGtcaatgttgctttttttgggTCTAGTGTTTCCTCATTTTCCTCTTGGTAGGTTTTCATAGATTCTCTAATGAGTTTGGGTCAGGTCAGCTTGCTGGCCATTCAAGCACATGCCAGGTATTGGTACTTTTGGCAGGGCCAGTGCCAACTttggtgtaaaataaaatctgtgaaatgaaatgtgttttctgccacacttttttcttcctctcaatTTCCATCTGCAGTCCCTCGTCTCAAAtaagtttcatatttttctttctttttcttctggaagttaaaatgattttcttacAGGAGCCTCCTTCAAATTTTTGCTGGGTCTATGACGGAAAAAGTATTGTGGCCGTCTTTTAGCCAACTGTCTGGAAGtttgcagcaacaggtgggggaagGGAACTTTAATACCAGTAAGCAGCCCATGTTCAattctcgtttttttttttaaaaggaaaacttaTTGAgtaaacatttcttatttttaagttCTTACTCTTCTTCAAGAAAGGTTTATAAAAGGTCACAGATTTCACataattttgaataataaatacaaacgctaaatattttttaagtcatttatttcctaaaagtgcaaaagtataaaaaaacaacaactcggTATATACATACATTTGAAACTAGTGACTGTAcaatatttataaacaaaatatccctgcaagagaagaaaagaaaagttaaaaccagtgttaagattaaaatatttcacgtCTTTTCTAACAGTTTTTGGGCAGATACAGTACAAAATCTCAGGAGCTTCACTGTGCCAGGAGTGGAAAGCAAAGataaaagtatttctgtttaaatttagCTTCAAAGATTGTGTGTCCTTTGCAGCAAGAGGAGGTTAGGAGCTGTTGTAGCTGCAGTAATAGACGGCCGTGCTGGCGTCCGACAGCACGGATGAAATGAGGCTCTCGGGTCCTTGCATGCCGCCCTCGTGCGGCCCGTACGGCAGGCCGGGCATGTCCGTGCGGGCCGATGAGGACGAGCTCAGGTACTGCTCAAACTCGTTGCGGTCCACCTCGCCCAGCAGCTCTGAGTGGTGCATCTGCTCCATGCTGTCTGCCGAGTGAGAGTGGGAATCAGGGGGAGGGGAGAGCTGTCCCGCCCCACCAAGGTGCCGCTTAGGGTTGCTGGGGCTGCAGTGCTGGGTGTAGTACATGGCCAAAGGGTTGGGGCAGCTCATGTAGGACGGAGGGGGCTGCTCGGGAGCCGAGCCCGGGTGGCGGTGCATGATGCCGGGGCTGCTGTGGTGGCCGGAAAGCGGTTCATGAGGTTGAAAGTCTGCCACCTGAGAGTGGTAAGGGTACGCTGGCATCATGTGGCAGTCCTCCTGTGAATGTGGAGGGAAGAACATGGAGTCTGATTCTACGGCGTCCAGAGGAGAGGTGTCAGGAGTGGGAAGGCTGTAAGATTCGTAAGATGGTCCTCCGAGCACCTGAGCATCCCGATAGTGGCTGAGCGGCTGTGGGGGAACCTGGAAGCCGTGCTCATGGTAGCCCAGACCCAGGCTATCCATGCATACCCTGCCGTCCCCGGGCATTGACGGGGCCTGATGCTCGGGAACACCGTGGACCAGATATCCAGAGTCCAGCCTCTTGATCCGCTTCACCTGCTTCCGCCGCCGGGGCCGGTACTTGTAGTTGGGGTGGTCCTGCATGTGCTGGACCCGCAGCCGCTCGGCCTCCTCCACGAAGGGCTGCTTTTCTGTGATGGGAAGGGCTTTCCAGGATTTCCCTGCAGGTCAAGAGGTGCGGATCAGTGATACGTCAGCAGATACTGTACATGGCTCTGGTGATGCACATAAAAATAGCCTGTTGCCATTTTAGGGGAATAGGGACAGGAATTTGAGGTTATACCTGTGGCTTAACTGGCATAGAGTTTAAAAACAGGACGACAAATCAAATATCTAGAGGGGCCACCTAATGTTCGCAGGACACCTTATCCTCTCCGTCTTATATTTGTACTAAAATTGAGTAATAATAATTTTGGACAGGAGAGTACATGTTTGCATTGCACTAGAATACATGTATTGAAGAGTGTTGTATTCATGTAATGCAAGCAGGTGCaatatgtattattttcttatacgtaaaacatttttgtgtttaccAGACCCGTATTAATAGCTGTGTATGTCTACACTTCTAAATGGAAATATTGTtgtacaaaaactaaatatttagttaggatCATAAATGCAGTAGGAAAGCATATTGATTTTTTGTattcataaatttaaaataattatttacctTTAGCATAATTGGATCTTGTGTCACAGAAAAGTGCTGATTATAAATCAATATCTCTCATTCTCAGCTCCAacaacagcaacataaaaacaataaactctgttctgttttttgatgttgttgttttcccaCCACAAGGTCATAAGTGACTCCCAACTTAGTCCACCtattaaaacgtttttttgAAGCACCCCTGTAAATATTAGACAACCGAATGAGAATAGCGATTTAAAGCAGTCTGGCAATGACTAAATAAGCTAACTGATACgttctgataaaaaataaaaatatgtaattgtcagtagaaatgattaaaaataacaaattctaACAGCTAAATGCTGTGTCAGCAGCAGAgacctaaataaatacatatttaaatgcaCTTACCTAACATTTTGCTGAGCTCCGCGTTGTGCAGGTCCGGGTTTTGCTGCGCCAGCCTCTTGCGCTCATCCTTCGCCCAGACCATGAACGCGTTCATGGGCCGCCGGATCCGCGGCTCGGTCTTGCCGCGTCCCTGACCGCCggagccgccgccgccgccgcctggCGCGCACGGCTCGTTTTTCACCTTGCTGTCCCCGAGAGGACTGAGCGGATCGGCCCACTGGCAGTGTCCCATTCCAGGCATCATGACTGACATCGCGCACCTTGCCTGGGTCTGATCGTCGCTGGCGTA is a window of Xiphophorus maculatus strain JP 163 A chromosome 21, X_maculatus-5.0-male, whole genome shotgun sequence DNA encoding:
- the sox17 gene encoding transcription factor SOX-17 → MSSPDAGYASDDQTQARCAMSVMMPGMGHCQWADPLSPLGDSKVKNEPCAPGGGGGGSGGQGRGKTEPRIRRPMNAFMVWAKDERKRLAQQNPDLHNAELSKMLGKSWKALPITEKQPFVEEAERLRVQHMQDHPNYKYRPRRRKQVKRIKRLDSGYLVHGVPEHQAPSMPGDGRVCMDSLGLGYHEHGFQVPPQPLSHYRDAQVLGGPSYESYSLPTPDTSPLDAVESDSMFFPPHSQEDCHMMPAYPYHSQVADFQPHEPLSGHHSSPGIMHRHPGSAPEQPPPSYMSCPNPLAMYYTQHCSPSNPKRHLGGAGQLSPPPDSHSHSADSMEQMHHSELLGEVDRNEFEQYLSSSSSARTDMPGLPYGPHEGGMQGPESLISSVLSDASTAVYYCSYNSS